Sequence from the Actinocatenispora sera genome:
CGGCGATGGGGGTTCGGCTTCGTCGCGGTCGCGGTGCCGCTGTTCGTCGGCGGCGTGCTGCTCGCCTACCTGGTCGTTTCCCGCGGTCTGGCGTTCCTGCTACCCGGCATGGACGATCAGACCAAGGCGATGCTCGACGTCAGCGCGTACCTCGACTTCCTGATCAAGTTGATGGTGGTCTTCGGCCTGGCGCTGGAGTTCCCGCTGATCCTGGCGCTGCTCAACGCGGCCGGCGTGCTCAGCGCGAAGCGGCTGCTGGGCTGGTGGCGGATCGCGATCTTCCTGATGTTCGTCATCTCGGCGTTCGTGACGCCGACACCGGACCCGTTCGGGATGTCCGCCCTGGCCATCCCGATGGTCGCGCTCTACTTCGGCGCGGTCGCGTTCGCGTTCGTCAACGACCGGCGCAAGGCCCGCAAGGCGGCCGCCGAGTACGGCGCGGTCGACGACGACGAGGCCTCGGAGCTGGGCTACAGCGCCGAGCCGGTGGACGATCTGGAGCCGGTCGGTGCACCCGAACCGATCGAGGACGACGAGGCGCCGCGCTCGCGCCGCCGGTCCAACTTCGACGACACGATCTGACCGGGTGGCCGGGCCGGCGCCGACCGGTCTGGCCGCCCGTCCCGGCCTACCGGTACGGTCATCCGCGTGAACGATGGCGCTGAGGTGGCCGTGCTGGTGAACCCGACCGCCGGCCGGGGTCGGCGGGGCGGGGTGCTGGCCGACGTGGTGGGCCGGCTGCGGGCCGCGCGGCTGGTGCCCCGGGTGCTCGCCGCGCCGGACCGGGAGCGGGCGCAGCAGGCCTGCCGGGACGCGGTGGACCGGTCCCCGGCGGCGCTGGTCGCGGTCGGCGGGGACGGCACGGTGCACCTCGCGGTGCAGGCGGTCGCCGGCACCGACGTACCGCTGGGCGTGGTCCCGATCGGTACCGGCAACGACTTCGTCGGTGCGCTGGGCCTGCCGCTCGAGCCGGAGGCGGCGATCAAGGCGCTGGTGGCTGCGCTCACGCAGGGCCAGCGCACCGTCATCGACCTGGGCCGGGCGACCGGGCCGGGCGCCGATCCGCTCTGGTTCGGCACCGTGCTGTCGGCGGGCCTGGACGCCTCGATCAACGAGCGGGCCAACCAGCTGCGCTGGCCGAAGGGCCCCCGTCGGTACGACCTGTCGATCCTGGCGGAGATCGCGCAGCTGGCGCCGCACGACTACAAGCTGGTGCTGGACGGGGAGACCCGGGAGCTGACGGCGATGATCGTCGCCGTCGGCAACACCGCGCGCTACGGCGGCGGGCTGCCGGTCTGCCCGACCGCCGACCCGACCGACGGGGTGCTCGACCTGACCATCATCGGGCCGATCGGGCGGGCCACCGCGGTGAAGATGAAGTCGTTGATGCGCAAGGCGAAGCACGTCGAGCATCCGGCGGTCAGCACGCACCGGGTGCGCACCCTGGAGATCCACGGCGAGCCGCGCCGCACGTACGCGGACGGTGAGCGGGGCCTGCCGCTGCCGGTGACGGTGGAGTGCGTGCCGGGCTCGCTGCAGCTGCTGGCCTGACCGCCAGCCCCGGGCCGGCGGTCAGCCCGGTGAGGCCGAGCAGGTGCGGACACGGCATCAACGGCCAGCCGTCGGTGCCGATCAGGTGCCGGGCGCGGGCCGGGGGTCAGGCGGTGAGGCCGAGCAGGTGCAGGACCGCGGCGAGGCCGTGCACGTGATCCGGCTCGCTGGCCGGCAGCACCAGGGTGGGGCAGCCGATCGCGGCGGCGGCCGCGTCCGCCGGCGTGTCGCCGACCATCAGCGTCTGCTCGGGTTCGTGCCGCACCGCGGCGCAGCCGCGCAGGAAGATCGCCGGATCCGGCTTGCAGGTACCGAGCTGGTAGGACAGCAGCCAGTGGTCGATCAGGTCGGCGAAGCCGAGCGCGGTGGCGATCGGCAGCACGTCGAAGCCGATGTTGCTGACCACCGCGACCGGGACCCCGGCGGCGCGCAGCGCGCGCAGCATCGGCAGGGTGTCCGGGTACGGCCGCCAGCCGTCCGGGTCCAGCAGCCGCTCGTACAGCGCGTCCGGCAGCCCGTCGATGCCGGTGTCGACGGTGGCCGCGAGCCCCGTGTACGCGGCGCGGTGGGCCGGCTCGGACAGGTCCCGGTCGGCGTACGCCTCGGCCAGCTCGGGCGGGATCCGGCCGGGGCGGGGGCCGCCGGCGCGGCCCGCGGTGACCAGGGCGTCGGCGAGCCCGGCGCACCGGTCCGGGGCCAGGTCGGTCCCGCAGGCGGCCGCGGCCAGTCGCACCCACCGTTCGGCCGGCTCCACCTGCACGATCGTGCCGTGGAAGTCGAGCAGGACGGCGCGGGGACGGCGCTGACCGTCGAGCAGCGGCGCGGCGGAGGGCGGGCCGGCGGATCCGGCGGAAGGGTCACGAGGCGTGGCGTCCGGCACATCAGCACGATACCGAGTGCGCCGGACGGCTCGACAACGGTGCTGGTATGAGGGGCAACATACCGATACCTGGTGACACGATCGGATTATGGTGTGTGTACCCCTACCGGGATATGCGCGGGCGGCGGGGCCATCCGGGCGCCTAGCCTTGCGGGTATGAGCACCTCACCCGGCCGGCCCGCGTTCGCCGACTTCGCCGCCGACCTCGGTTTCGAACCCGACGAGTTCCAGGTGGACGCCTGCGCCGCGGTCGAGGACGGCAGCGGCGTGCTGGTCTGCGCGCCGACCGGGGCCGGCAAGACTGTGGTCGGCGAGTTCGCGGTCTTCCTCGCGCTGCGGCTGGGCCGCAAGTGCTTCTACACCACGCCGATCAAGGCGCTGTCGAACCAGAAGTACAACGATCTGGCCGCCCGGCATGGGTCGGCCAACGTCGGGCTGTTGACCGGCGACAACGCCATCAACCCGGACGCGCCGGTGATCGTGATGACCACCGAGGTGCTGCGCAACATGCTGTACGCCGGATCGTCCACTCTGGACGGTCTGGGGTACGTGGTGATGGACGAGGTGCACTACCTCGCCGACCGGTTCCGCGGCGCGGTCTGGGAGGAGGTCATCATCCACCTGCCGGCGTCGGTGATGCTGGTGTCGCTGTCGGCGACCGTGTCCAACGCCGAGGAGTTCGCCGACTGGTTGGTGACCGTACGGGGCCGCACCGAGGTGGTCGTCTCCGAGCACCGGCCGGTACCGCTGTGGCAGCACATGCTCGTCGGCCGCCGGATGTTCGACCTGTTCCACGACCAGGCCGCCGCGCGCAAGCACGAGGTGCACCCGGAGCTGTTGCGCAACACCCGTGAGCAGCTGCGCCGGTTGGAGTGGGGCGGCGGGCGCCGGGGCCGGCCACGCCGCTGGCAGCCACCGGCGCGCCCGGACGTGATCGACCGGCTCGACGGCGCCGGGCTGCTGCCGGCGATCCTGTTCGTGTTCAGCCGGGCCGGCTGCGATGCCGCGGTGACGCAGTGCCTGCGCGCCGGGCTGCGACTGACCACCCCGGCCGAACGTGCCGAGATCCGCGCCCTGGTGGAGGAACGTACCGCCGCGCTGGCCGGCGAGGACCTCACCGTGCTGGGGTACTGGGAGTTCCTGGAGGGGTTGGAGCGGGGCCTCGCCGCCCACCATGCCGGGATGCTGCCGACGTTCAAGGAGATCGTCGAGGAGCTGTTCGTCCGCGGCCTGGTAAAGGCGGTGTTCGCGACCGAGACGCTGGCGCTGGGCATCAACATGCCGGCCCGCTGCGTGGTGCTCGAGCGCCTGGTCAAGTACAACGGCGAGGCGCACGTGGACATCACGCCGGGGGAGTACACCCAGCTGACCGGGCGGGCCGGGCGGCGCGGCATCGACATCGAGGGCCACGCGGTGGTGCTGTGGTCGCCCGACACCGACCCGCGGCACGTCGCCGGCCTCGCCTCGACCCGTACCTACCCGCTGCGCTCCAGCTTCCGGCCGTCCTACAACATGGCGGTCAACATCATCGAGATGCTCGGCTTCGACCGCTCCCGCGAGGTGTTGTCCCGCAGTTTCGCGCAGTTCCAGGCGGACCGCTCGGTGGTCGGCCTGGCGCATCAGGTCCAGCGCAACGAGGAGAACGCGCGGCGGCTGGCCGAGCGGATGCACTGCGAGCAGGGTGACTTCGCCGAGTACTTCGCCCTGCGTACCGCGATCACCGAGCGGGAGCGTTCCCTCGGCCGGCGCAGTTCGGCGAACCGCCGCGCGCAGGCCGCGCAGGCGCTCGCGATGCTGCGGGTCGGCGACATCGTCCGGATCCCGCACGGGCGCCGGGCCGGGCTCGCCGTGGTGCTCGATCCCGGCGACAGCGCCCGCGACGACCCGCGCCCGCTGGTACTCACCGAGGACCGGTGGGCCGGCCGGCTGCCCGGCTCGGAACTCGGCGACGCGGCGTCGCTGGGCCGCATCCGGGTACCCAAGCACTTCAACCACCGCTCGCCGCAGGCCCGGCGCGACCTCGCGGTCGCGCTGTCGCGGGCCGAGGTCGCCGTGGGCGAGGACAACCGGCGTTCGCGGCGCGGCCGGTCCGCCGCGGCAGACGACGAGAAGCTCACCGAGTTGCGCCGGCAGCTGCGCGCGCACCCCTGCCACCGGTGCCCGGACCGGGAGGACCACGCCCGCTGGGCCCAGCGGTACGCGCGGCTGCAGCAGGAGACGGCGGCACTGCAGGACAAGGTGGCCGGCCGTACGGGTTCGCTGGTGCGCACGTTCGACGACGTGTGCGCGATGCTCGCCGAGCGCGGCTACCTGGTTGCCGCCGACCACGGGTACGACGTGACCGACACCGGCCGCACCCTGGCGCGGATCTGGTCGGAGACCGACCTGCTCGTCGCCGAGTGCCTGCGCCAGGACGTCTGGGCCGGGCTGTCGGCCCCGGAACTCGCCGCCGCCGCCTCGATCCTGGTGTACGAGGCGCGCCGGGAGTCCGAGGACCGCGTCGCCGTGCCACACGGCAACGCGGAGGCGGCGATCGGCCGCAGCCTCGGCCTGTTCAGCGAACTGTTCGCCGCCGAGCAACGGTACGGGCTGCGGCTGACCCGCGAGCCGGATCTCGGCTTCGCCTGGCCGATGTATCGCTGGGCCCGGGGCGAGCCGCTCGCGAAGGTCCTCGCGAGCGCGTCCGGGGTGGACGGCGAGATGCCGGCGGGCGACTTCGTCCGCTGGTGCCGTCAGGTCATCGACCTGCTCGAACAGATCGCCGTACCGGCCGACGACACGCTGCGGCGCACCTGCCGCCAGGCGGTCGAGGCGCTACGCCGCGGCGTCGTCGCCTACACCTCGGTCGGCTGATCCGGCTCGGCCGGCCCGCGGCGGTCGCCCACGGTCGCGCCACACCGGACGGCGACCCCACGGCGGCGTGGTTTTGCGGCATCATGACCGGATGTCGTGGATCGCACCGGAGATCAAGCGCGTCGACGAGCCGTTCGTCGGTGACGAGCGCGCCGTCCTCGAAGGACTGCTGGAGTGGCATCGTGCCACCCTGCTGCACCAGTGCGCCGGCCTGACCGGCGAGCAGTTGGCCCGGTGGGCGGTGCCGCCGTCCAACCTGTCGCTGCTCGGGTTGGTGCGGCACATGGCGGAGGTGGAACGCCAGTGGTTCCGCCGCCGGTTCGGCGGCGCCGACCTGCCCGAGCTGTTCCCGGGCAACGACGTCGACTTCGAGCAGGCCGACCCGGCCGGCGCGGCGGACGACTACGCGACGCTGCTGGCCGAGCA
This genomic interval carries:
- the tatC gene encoding twin-arginine translocase subunit TatC yields the protein MEHLRELRSRLFKSALAILVGFIIGYAVHKQVIHFLTDPYCSLPLAHRSGKSCDLITYQVTSYFVVGLKVALYVGLVLACPVWFYQLWAFIAPGLHSNERRWGFGFVAVAVPLFVGGVLLAYLVVSRGLAFLLPGMDDQTKAMLDVSAYLDFLIKLMVVFGLALEFPLILALLNAAGVLSAKRLLGWWRIAIFLMFVISAFVTPTPDPFGMSALAIPMVALYFGAVAFAFVNDRRKARKAAAEYGAVDDDEASELGYSAEPVDDLEPVGAPEPIEDDEAPRSRRRSNFDDTI
- a CDS encoding diacylglycerol/lipid kinase family protein, with translation MNDGAEVAVLVNPTAGRGRRGGVLADVVGRLRAARLVPRVLAAPDRERAQQACRDAVDRSPAALVAVGGDGTVHLAVQAVAGTDVPLGVVPIGTGNDFVGALGLPLEPEAAIKALVAALTQGQRTVIDLGRATGPGADPLWFGTVLSAGLDASINERANQLRWPKGPRRYDLSILAEIAQLAPHDYKLVLDGETRELTAMIVAVGNTARYGGGLPVCPTADPTDGVLDLTIIGPIGRATAVKMKSLMRKAKHVEHPAVSTHRVRTLEIHGEPRRTYADGERGLPLPVTVECVPGSLQLLA
- a CDS encoding HAD family hydrolase codes for the protein MPDATPRDPSAGSAGPPSAAPLLDGQRRPRAVLLDFHGTIVQVEPAERWVRLAAAACGTDLAPDRCAGLADALVTAGRAGGPRPGRIPPELAEAYADRDLSEPAHRAAYTGLAATVDTGIDGLPDALYERLLDPDGWRPYPDTLPMLRALRAAGVPVAVVSNIGFDVLPIATALGFADLIDHWLLSYQLGTCKPDPAIFLRGCAAVRHEPEQTLMVGDTPADAAAAAIGCPTLVLPASEPDHVHGLAAVLHLLGLTA
- a CDS encoding DEAD/DEAH box helicase → MSTSPGRPAFADFAADLGFEPDEFQVDACAAVEDGSGVLVCAPTGAGKTVVGEFAVFLALRLGRKCFYTTPIKALSNQKYNDLAARHGSANVGLLTGDNAINPDAPVIVMTTEVLRNMLYAGSSTLDGLGYVVMDEVHYLADRFRGAVWEEVIIHLPASVMLVSLSATVSNAEEFADWLVTVRGRTEVVVSEHRPVPLWQHMLVGRRMFDLFHDQAAARKHEVHPELLRNTREQLRRLEWGGGRRGRPRRWQPPARPDVIDRLDGAGLLPAILFVFSRAGCDAAVTQCLRAGLRLTTPAERAEIRALVEERTAALAGEDLTVLGYWEFLEGLERGLAAHHAGMLPTFKEIVEELFVRGLVKAVFATETLALGINMPARCVVLERLVKYNGEAHVDITPGEYTQLTGRAGRRGIDIEGHAVVLWSPDTDPRHVAGLASTRTYPLRSSFRPSYNMAVNIIEMLGFDRSREVLSRSFAQFQADRSVVGLAHQVQRNEENARRLAERMHCEQGDFAEYFALRTAITERERSLGRRSSANRRAQAAQALAMLRVGDIVRIPHGRRAGLAVVLDPGDSARDDPRPLVLTEDRWAGRLPGSELGDAASLGRIRVPKHFNHRSPQARRDLAVALSRAEVAVGEDNRRSRRGRSAAADDEKLTELRRQLRAHPCHRCPDREDHARWAQRYARLQQETAALQDKVAGRTGSLVRTFDDVCAMLAERGYLVAADHGYDVTDTGRTLARIWSETDLLVAECLRQDVWAGLSAPELAAAASILVYEARRESEDRVAVPHGNAEAAIGRSLGLFSELFAAEQRYGLRLTREPDLGFAWPMYRWARGEPLAKVLASASGVDGEMPAGDFVRWCRQVIDLLEQIAVPADDTLRRTCRQAVEALRRGVVAYTSVG
- a CDS encoding DinB family protein; amino-acid sequence: MSWIAPEIKRVDEPFVGDERAVLEGLLEWHRATLLHQCAGLTGEQLARWAVPPSNLSLLGLVRHMAEVERQWFRRRFGGADLPELFPGNDVDFEQADPAGAADDYATLLAEQDGARAAVADLSLDATFEHPKFGAMSLRWCYAHMLEEYARHNGHADFLRERIDGRTGG